A genomic region of Papaver somniferum cultivar HN1 chromosome 7, ASM357369v1, whole genome shotgun sequence contains the following coding sequences:
- the LOC113300284 gene encoding uncharacterized protein LOC113300284 produces MHSHENSLKFDKFRGSLANRDIWELVGYCRGLPCMAQVGNYSTGYIILDPNRQDFIYIFYPAIVGKCISEAHIICHGFGLDPSANKYKLVSIFGTTQKELNVVVFTLGTKSWRNITASTTSLSAHGGRPITKIRAPTGSDKSAIFCTTSGSGGCLVWKMIATLGGAGSNHIQHDGGNAVNNNEMEMLLSFNLHDEKFQLIQLPAKSTTDEQQKHLFVDYPHLLGFKGSPCIARVEKKSGNGSDYPHRCRDDHQGNSGSSSCCCCCKVHLYALKDNVKQVWVKEESFDVRVNSSPTWLRKLAPDPCCFCFRGTTTTPPTRIFSFSDQMLLYWFNGGSLQVYNLRSGKLQLVMPTDRKENAIFEAKMIEPRHIFNSSDDDDIYCSKMDYQLHCHEENFLSLETFIPEGSAGVGADDFFELDLERVDRPCSAYVFINRGSEVFYPCFN; encoded by the coding sequence ATGCACTCTCATGAAAACTCTCTGAAGTTTGACAAGTTTCGGGGTAGTCTTGCTAATCGTGATATTTGGGAACTGGTTGGTTACTGCCGCGGTCTACCTTGCATGGCACAAGTGGGTAATTACTCAACTGGTTATATAATTTTGGACCCAAACAGGCAAGATTTTATCTATATCTTTTATCCAGCCATAGTTGGGAAATGCATCTCCGAGGCCCACATCATCTGTCACGGATTTGGGCTCGATCCCTCAGCAAACAAGTACAAGCTGGTGAGTATTTTTGGTACTACTCAAAAGGAGCTTAACGTTGTGGTATTTACGTTGGGAACTAAATCATGGAGAAATATCACTGCCTCAACCACCTCTTTATCAGCTCATGGCGGTCGTCCTATTACAAAGATAAGAGCGCCCACAGGTAGTGACAAATCAGCCATCTTCTGTACTACTAGTGGCAGCGGTGGATGCTTGGTCTGGAAGATGATAGCAACTTTGGGGGGAGCAGGATCTAACCATATCCAACATGATGGTGGTAATGCTGTTAATAATAATGAGATGGAGATGTTACTGTCGTTCAATCTCCATGATGAGAAGTTTCAGCTCATTCAATTACCGGCTAAAAGTACAACTGACGAGCAACAGAAGCACTTATTTGTTGATTACCCTCATCTTCTGGGGTTCAAGGGATCTCCTTGTATTGCACGTGTCGAAAAAAAATCAGGGAATGGAAGTGATTATCCTCATCGTTGCCGTGATGATCATCAGGGTAATAGTGGTAGTAgtagttgctgctgttgttgtaaaGTTCATTTGTACGCGTTGAAGGATAATGTCAAGCAAGTGTGGGTGAAGGAAGAGAGTTTTGATGTTCGTGTAAATTCTAGTCCCACATGGTTAAGGAAGCTGGCACCAGATCCCTGCTGTTTTTGCTTCAGAGGTACTACTACTACACCTCCTACTCGCATCTTCAGTTTCTCGGATCAGATGTTACTTTACTGGTTCAATGGGGGATCtcttcaagtttacaacttacgCTCTGGTAAACTTCAGCTTGTAATGCCTACCGATCGTAAAGAGAATGCCATCTTTGAAGCTAAAATGATAGAACCGCGGCACATCTTTAAttccagtgatgatgatgatatttattgctcaaaaatggatTATCAGCTGCACTGTCATGAGGAAAACTTTCTTTCTCTAGAAACCTTCATACCAGAAGGATCGGCAGGAGTTGGTGCTGACGATTTCTTTGAGTTAGATTTGGAGAGAGTGGACCGTCCATGTTCGGCATACGTGTTTATCAACAGAGGTTCAGAAGTGTTCTATCCTTGTTTTAATTAG